The Solanum lycopersicum chromosome 2, SLM_r2.1 DNA window aaacatcattttatgcaaTTTATCAAGCACTAGGAAGTTATATTTTTGGAGGAAAGCACTTCTAGTCTTCTACAAGGTTAGGTCTTTACTAAGCATTACATGAATGTGagaagacaaaaaataataaaaggtcTACTACAAGTTGTCATTGAAGATTTTTTTACTTGCTATTAATATTGAGCAACTATAGAGAGAGGGGAATTTTAGTAGCTTAGTTAGTTGACTATCTGAACTTTTACCATGTTGGTGAAGTTCGATTTATCAAATTGTAATTTCCTTTCTCATTTTCCGTTCCCCtccccctccaaaaaaaaaaaaagctactATCAAGAGGGGCTCTATAGTGTAGCATGTGAACATTAGTAGCTTAGTTAGTTGGCTATCTGAATTTTTACCTTGTTGATGAAGTTCGATTTACCAAATTGTAATTCTCTTTCCCATTTTCCGTTCCCCTCcccctcaaaaaaaaaaaaatactatcaagAGGGGCTCTATAGTGTAGCATGTGAGTTCACATgagtttaataatttttgttcaaaatacaagtttttttaataaaaaagaatgtctGAGAATCCAAATTATTATTGCATAATATTTTCgtataaataactttaaaattttggtCCGCGCTTAGAGTGAATCGTTTGCTCTTTTCCCCCTATTTTGTTTGTCTTTAATTTACACCCCTCgtgacaaataattttttttcgcAGGACATAATTCTATATTTTCGAATTATAATATTCACAAGTTATGTCcaccaaatataaatttaattgctacaagataaaaattaaagatcaactcgtctaaaggaaaaaaaaaattaaaaaccagACAAACCGTTTAATATGGACCTACTATAATCAATTGATTTGTCTAATTAGAAGACAATGTTGGAATATTCTAAGTTCCAAAAGAAAATGGGAAAGATGATCaccaaatataattttcttgaaGAATATGATGATGAATTTGAAAGTTTTATATGGTTATAATAAGATGAAAAGGGTATCTCCTAATTGCCAACTCTAGTGTCAAATAGCTATATTATCATCAAAGACGGCAAATGCACATGATGACCTACGTGTTAATGGGGTATCTTAGGCAACTTTCCGACTATGACTATTTTGTTTGCTTGTAATAAAGTAACCAATGCAACCTCATTTTTGTACTTAGTTTTTATTGCAACAATGTTGTaccaaaagataaaaagaaattcCATGTTACAACTTTAATTGAATTTTCTATTTCCTTTTTGCTATAGTGTTGGATACCATGTGCATTGTGTTGGATCATGATGGACATAATATATACATCTAGATGATATATATGGACTTTGAAAACCTAAGTAACGTTGATATTTGGATATTCGGATATTCAAGTAAGATGAAATTAAACCTATCTCAAGTCTTAATCGTAGAACTATTGGAGCATTTGACATTAGCAAAGGAAATGAAATACGAAAAATTAGAAGTGAAAACATTCTATTCGTTCTTgtcaaaaaattaatgtatatagTACCACCTTATTAGATCTATTTTTAAAGATTACGAAGAATACTTGTAATTGGAAGCTAACAAAAtgcgaatatatatatatatatatatgattggatATATTGATCATGTACAAAGAAATTGTATATACTGATTTTCTTGCAAATGAAAGAtcgagaaaattgtatatactgAACTTTTTGCAAATGAAGgtagaaaaaaattgtatgtattgactttaattttttacaaataaaggTCACAATCATGACTAAGATTTGCTAGTATTAGAAGatgtgattaaaaaaaagagagtttttggtcatgagtaattttaaaaatgtaatttgtgaaaatattttaatatatatatttagtatgtGGGATTGACGAGTAACAAGACAATGCATTTTCTATacctttttataaaattttgcaCACTGACGGAATCACTTGAGAATTTCACCAATGTTTGTTAAAAGATATTCTCTTTTTCATAGAATGATCCACAGaatgattctttttttcttcttcaatttttgtgatgttttaaattgtttaaaagaCTGGATATGTGGGCTTCATGTGCATCATGTTAGGTGATACCAAATGGATCACATAgttttataattcttttatgtgaaaagaacatatattataagatatacaaatgtattaataaatttatttcatatcttaacagtgaaaaaataatattaaagcaACTTTAATAAAAGGATGGCAGATATGCACTATGCTGACGGTTTATATACCCAGGGAATAAAGGTTGCCCTATCTAGcagattatatatatttaaaaaaattgaaaggaaaaaaataaaggtacctttttttttcctttaattttgtcgaattatttattttaatttaaatatttgaatatcaagaaaaaggaggaaatggaaaagaaagaaaagaaggcTAGAAACAACTTCAACAACATATCACGTTTTTCATAGTAAAATTTCACAAGTAAAATTTGACAAACAATTTATGTAaaagataataagaaaaaaaacaataacaataataataataatgataatataatcaAGAAATAAAACGAAAGtaggagaaaaataatggtactatataatataaaacatGTGTTGGTACTATGGAATCCACGTCCAAAGATGTAATCTTTATTTCAAacttgtatattattttatacatcaTGAACAATGAAGATTAGAGatacaaatattacaaaatgctaattaaaaatattatatttcatcTTCACACAATGAGACATAATTAACAATCCGATAATTTTGTCAATTCCCTAGCAAAGAATCATGAGCTATTTTATTTTGCGATACATAAATCGCAAATATTGTACAATAAATGAcattaactatatatatatatactctttcTATGAATCGAGAAATTAACTAGATCgtccattaaaaaaattattacacgAAAAGCTTCTTGTCATGTCTCATAGTCTCTGCGTGCTCCATTCTTGACGATGCATGCACATACATTCAGTATCTGATAGGTCGTTGTCTCAATTGAAATATCTAAATGAATATTTTCGTCAAATTTAAATGCCTGtctatgtattatgccttttcGGAGTTACTATTTGTATCCTTGTATCTTATAGAGAAGACTTGCCAATGTATTTACAGCCAAGTTCTCCCCTTAAATTTGCCTTAATAATGTTGCATGCCTTCATCTCATTTAACACTTGCAAAGCCACCAAAAATAcacaaacatcatcatcatccaatTAATCAAGCTTTGATATCCCACTCTTTTCACCTGTTTCAAAATAACattgatcaaaataaataaataatttactatACATATAGCTATTTAATATCGATTTACTCTaatcactaaaaaaaaaatagaagcgGCCAATAACTTCTATcgctaaaataaattatcaaaagaaTTTATGTTAGCTACGAGCCATTTTTCAATAGACGTGCATTGGAATCCGGTTTTATTCTTTGATAGTGACTCTCTCAATaagatcttttttttaaaattttcagtGGCTTGAACATGAAACCTTTAATTAATGATGGAGAAATCTCAATCATCTCACGCAATCCATGACTATTTTTCAATAGACTTGCATTGGGATCCCATTTGATTCTctcaataagattttttttggtTCAAACACGAGACCTCTGATTAAAGATGGAGGGATTCCAAACCATTCGACGAGAAactcatatataaatttaaagttaTAGTATAATGTTACCTTAGGAGGTGCAGAGGAAGCAAGAGAAATTGAAGCTGAAGCTGGCTCTGTATTTGAAGAAGTTGTTGATAATAATCCCACATTATAAGCCATAGTTCCATCAGGTTGAAACAATCCATAATTTCTCTCTGAAGTTGGGCCAGGCTTCATGTCTTCATTAAACAaagcaaacaaataaatatcCAATCTAACAGTTGGCCTTAATGGGGTCCCTTCATTAAGCAATTGTCTCCTCAAAATATTCCTATTGTAAATTGCTGCATTTTGTAATGTAGCACCAATTTCATTTGTATCACCTTTTGATGGCCATCCTGTTTCAGATATTTTAACTTCTAGCCCATTAAATCCCATTCTTGCAATTGCAAATATAGCAGCATCAACTTGTGCATACAACATGTTGTCATAATGTAACTTTGTGTATGGATCAATCATCCCTTCATTTGAATTGAACAACACATAATCCAATGATATTTTGTTTGGATTGTCTTTATAAGCAAAATAAGGATATGCATTGATCCAAAATGGTGATTTTGTAGTGGCTAGAAATTGCAAAAATTGTTGCATTATTTCACTTAGGTCACTCCTAAAACTACCAGCTGATGGTGGATAAGAATTGGCTAAAACTGCAAGTGAATTAGGGGATGAGACTTGTATGTATTGGCTTAATCCTGTTTTAACAAGTGCTGCATGAATGCTAACCATGGCTGGGACAAGATAGGTCATTAAGGACATGTTTTCATCTGTGAATATCTCATTGCCTACCGCGATCCCCGTGATGTTTGTGGCTGGAAAATATGGCCTAATGTGACTTGTTACCCATTGAACTGCTTGTTGTTGATCACATAATGTAGCTAACATCTGATTCTCTACTGTGACAATTAGCTCTATGTTTGTATTGGCAAATGTTGTCAACACTTGAGGGTTTGTATCATATATTCTTGCCTTTGTTATCTTTAGAGCATGCAAAAGTTGAAGTACTTTCTCTGGTGGTGGTAAATTGTTTGCAACTTGACCATAGTTAATCCCAAGTGATTCTACTTGTTTAAACATATTCAAACCTGTTCCATAAAATTCGCAATATTTATTAACAACGAAATATATTAGAAAACGTGAATTTTCAAACAGACGTTACGTTTTTTCACTTACCTAAAAAGAATAGGAGAAAGAATGATAACAATGAAGTTGTTGATCTCAAAGGGGCATCCATATTGTTGTTGATTGAATTTGTTTttagaagagagagagagggaattGAGGGGAGGGAAGAAGGAAATATGAAGGGAAGTATATATAGGGATCAATGTTTGAcaattcttttctttacttgtttgaattaatatatatacacaatatatatggtatatatatatttttttagtaataataattatttattttggggGCAAAATATTATAAGTTGCTTTTGGTTTTCTTATTAATTGTGGACAAGTTTTTGAATGACTTTGTCTCCTcatcttatttttcttcactcATAGGTTCTTTTAGGTTTTACCACTATTTCCCATATTTGTTGTCTTTTCCAAGAGGTCAGCCTTAGTCCACTTGACAAGTATACCCCCTTCCTTCATTCAAAAGAAAACAactacattaattattttatatatttggcACTAGATAAATGTGATGCAATAaatgagattatttttttcttaattaggCGTTTTGAGTTTGAGTTTTGGTATAAAAAAATCTTCGGTACGAAGCGCTTCTCCTTAATAGAGCCTATATATTTGGcgctaaataaaaaaatcttgataAGAAGTGTTTTTCCTTAATAAAGCCCTACGTGgtacaaatttaaaatactcAAACTCTATTATAGATATTGAACCTTGAAtggaaaaaattagaaataaagcAATATATTTACCTATTTTGGATGTTTGTAAACTAGCAactattaaggaaaaaaaagatgttTGTCTAATCTCGATCGATGAGGTGGTGAAGTAGTTAGGTAGtttcataaaatgaaaaaatgaattttcgaTAATGAATTTGAAGTTTCATGCATAATGCGTTGTATTTATGGTCATATTCCtgtataacaatatttttatataatatatcttATTGTAAAAGTGTTATTTCTTTCTCggaattaatttttatgtataattaacTAATAAGTCTAGCCGAATATTTGatactttaatataatatactaagagagaatatatattatacgaataaatatttttatcattaaaaaaatttcccttctttatATAAAAAGTGTGATTTTATGTATCTCTTTTTTGTccataacaatcaaaataagatttaaataacaattattatcatgatcaaataattaataccagatcaatttaatttatcatgtttaaacaattaattaaataaataaatatatcacCGACTAACCagagtgaaaaatatattattgtgtATGTTAATGTCGtaccattacaataaaaataatttttagcgacaataaatattgatattaataaagagtgttaaaatttttatcaatattaattttgtgtCATTAGAAACAATGTTGATAAAGACTTTAgagatatatacaaaaaatattaattacagatagaaacatatatttaacaataactaaattttataatttatttttaatataatgtacattctattgatttgatataaatatcgAACTATTATAAATTTTTGCAGTAAAATGTGTGTGTCTTCTTGAATCCTTAATTTGACAATTCTAGTGATTTACTTTACGCCAGACGTCTCACTTTTTttcattgtatatatttttcactagaTTTACCAGAGGTTCACTTTTTCCCTTTTGTCACTTTAATTTTTCCACCTTTTTATAAGCAAAGCCAACAATGGGATGAAAATTGTTTGAGGCCTAAATTCCCCTTTGAGAATAAATTCGATTAGGAGTGTTGCCTTCGGAAATAGATGATATGATGAGTGAActcaaatttaattgaatttttgtgttgatatcaaatattaaatgaaCTCTTTTTAAAAGAATACTACGATGCCTAAAGAAGAAAAGCTTATTTTATctgtttttgtttaattttaatcttGTATCGTACATAATATAGTgataattaataacataaaagatacttttagaattttgaattgaCTTTATAATAGTGACCTCGTTTATGATTCGTAATATCTTTAGAAAAGTTAATCCGgagaaatattttgacaaaGATTATGTCTCTAATGGAAATGTAATACTGTTGCAAAGTTGTAAATCCATATGAAGAAAGattactgttttttttttttttttgtatatagttTTTTCAACCTATTGTTTTATGAAATGCAATTTTTAACAGAATATAACTAATTGAAGCTCTATATTcctgaaaaaaaaaagcattaaCCAAAcaagttgtaatttttttatttttgaagtacTAAAAGAGGTAcatgtcaaaataaatattgataaaaaggTTTATATCCTTGAGATAAACATGGACTTTTTTTTTGACACACTATAGAACTTTGAATTAAACATCGTATTCATATGCCAACATATAGCAAAGCTgaaagtaaattaattaattagcactaatttagagaaaaacaattgtttattatattttgttttgacaTGTATACCTTTTAGTAGTGTAGACAATTCcacaaattatatgaaatggtTAATCCAAATTAAtggatgaaaaataatttaatataatgtcTACCATAA harbors:
- the LOC101249040 gene encoding glucan endo-1,3-beta-glucosidase 14, which translates into the protein MDAPLRSTTSLLSFFLLFFLGLNMFKQVESLGINYGQVANNLPPPEKVLQLLHALKITKARIYDTNPQVLTTFANTNIELIVTVENQMLATLCDQQQAVQWVTSHIRPYFPATNITGIAVGNEIFTDENMSLMTYLVPAMVSIHAALVKTGLSQYIQVSSPNSLAVLANSYPPSAGSFRSDLSEIMQQFLQFLATTKSPFWINAYPYFAYKDNPNKISLDYVLFNSNEGMIDPYTKLHYDNMLYAQVDAAIFAIARMGFNGLEVKISETGWPSKGDTNEIGATLQNAAIYNRNILRRQLLNEGTPLRPTVRLDIYLFALFNEDMKPGPTSERNYGLFQPDGTMAYNVGLLSTTSSNTEPASASISLASSAPPKVKRVGYQSLINWMMMMFVYFWWLCKC